TGCCGCTCAGCGGGCTGTGGATCCTGGCCGCCGTGGTCCCGCTGGCCGGGGCCGCGCTGGCCGGGCTCGGCGCCGCGCTCGGGCTGCTCGCACCGCGGCAGGAGCTGGCCACCCTCGCCGGACAGCTCGGCATGTCCGCCGCGCTGCTGCTCGGCGTGCTGCCGCCGGAGCGGATGCCCGGACCGATCGTGTGGGCGCGCGACCTGCTGCCGTCCACGTACGGGGTCGAGGCCTTCGCCCGCACCTTCGAGGCCGAGCCCGACTGGGCCGCGGTCCTCCTCGACCTCGGCGTCTGCGCCGCGGTGGGAGTCCTCTCGCTGGCCGTCGCCACCTGGGCGTACCGGCGCGCGGCGGTCCGCTGACGCCGGTGCCGGGTGCACCTGGCACGATGTGGGGGTGACCGAAGCCGTGACCCCGCCGTCTCCTTTCGACCCGCCGCCGCTCCCGCCCGCCGAGCCGGGTGACGGGCCCGGGGCCGTCACCCCGGCGGACGTCCGGGACGGGGCCGCCGTCGCCCTCGCGGTCGGCGTCGCCGGTGTCCTCCTGGGCCTGCTGTGGGCCTGGCTGGCCCCCAGGGTGCAGTACGTCTCCAACGGCCAGGCCGTCTTCCTGCGCGACTCGGAGAGCGAGGCGCGGATCGGCTCCGACGGCACGTTCTTCCTGCTGGCGGCCGGTTTCGGCGTGCTCAGCGCCGTCGCCGCGTTCCTGTGGCGCCGGGCCGGCGGGGTGGCGCTGGTGATCGGGCTCGCGGTCGGCTCGGTGTTCGCCTCGCTGGTCGGCTGGCGGCTCGGGCTGTGGCTCGGCCCGTCCTCGGACCTGCGGGCCGCCGCGCTCAGGGCGGGCAAGGGGGTCCCCTTCGACGCGCCGCTACAGCTGCTGGCGCACGGGGTGCTGCTCGCGTGGCCGATGGCTGCCGTCCTCGTCCACCTGGGGCTGACGGCCCTGTGGTCCCCGCGGGAGCCGGTCGCGCACGACGAGTGGCCGGGCGTCTACCCGCCGCCGCACGTCCACGCCGAGCAGGCCGGACCCGCGTCGGAGGGCCGCCCGGCGGACGGCGCTCCGGCGGCCGGCCCCGCCACGGCCGGCCCGGACGCGGACGGCGGCCCGGCCGCGCCGGAGCCCCCGCGCGGCTGACCCGCGGCCTCGCACCCGCCCGTGCCCCGCGCCCCCGCCGGACGGGGGCCGCGGGCGTCAGGCGCGGCCGATGGGGGCCAGGACCGCCCCGGTCAGGCCGGCCAGGTCGGCCGGGGACAGTTCGACCTCCAGGCCCCGGCGGCCCGCCGACACGCAGATCGTGGCGTGGCCGGACGCCGAGGCGTCGAGGACCGTGCGCAGCCGCTTGCGCTGCCCGAGGGGCGAGATGCCGCCCCGGACGTAGCCCGTCGCGCGCTCGGCCAGCGCCGGGTCGGCCAGCGCCGCCCGCTTGCCGCCGACCGCCGTCGCCAGCGCCTTCAGGTCCAGCGAGCCCGAGACCGGGACCACCGCCACCGTCAGGACCCCGTCGACGTCCGCCACGAGCGTCTTGAAGACCCGCTCGGGCGGGACGCCGAGGGCCTGCGCCGCCTCCTCGCCGTACGAGGGGTGCGCCGGGTCGTGCTCGTAGGCGCGGGTGGTGAACCCCACCCCCGCGGCCGTCAGCGCCACGACCGCCGGCGTGCCCGCCGTCTGCTGCCTCCGCTTCGCCATCCGCCCCTCCCTCCGTCCCGCGCCGTCAGTTCGGGCTGGTGGGGCTGCGGGTCAGCTCCACCGCCGGCAGCGACGGGAGGTGGCGGATCACCGCGGTCTCCGCGCGCAGCAGCTTCAGCTCCTCCGCCAGCCGCGTCGCGGTGTCCGGGGCCTGGAGCAGCCGCTGCTTGGCCGGGATGTCCAGCACCGCCGCCGCGGCCACCAGGTACGACACCACCGAGGGCTCGTCGGGCAGCTCCGCGCCGGTCAGGGACCGCTCGCGGGCGCCGGCCAACCGCTTCTGGTAGGCGCGGAAGGCCCGCAGCACCCCTTCGGCCAGCGTGCCCGCGCCGTCGCCCGCGTCCTCCGGGAGCTCCTCCAGCTCCGCCGTCAGGTACGGGCCCGAGGAGTCCACCGACACCAGCCGGACCCGCGAGGTGCCGGTCGCCAGGACCTCGAAGCTGCCGTCCTCCCGCTCCCGGATCGTCGCCGCGTCCGCGATGCAGCCCACCCGGTGGAAGGCCTGGATCGGGTCCGCGCCGAAGCCGGCGGCCGGGCCGCGCTCGGGCAGCGCCGTCAGGTCCGGGAGGCCGGGCGCGGTGGGCGCCACCTCCCGGCCGTCGCGGATCGCGACGACCGCGAAACGGCGCGG
Above is a window of Streptomyces subrutilus DNA encoding:
- the ybaK gene encoding Cys-tRNA(Pro) deacylase, with translation MAKRRQQTAGTPAVVALTAAGVGFTTRAYEHDPAHPSYGEEAAQALGVPPERVFKTLVADVDGVLTVAVVPVSGSLDLKALATAVGGKRAALADPALAERATGYVRGGISPLGQRKRLRTVLDASASGHATICVSAGRRGLEVELSPADLAGLTGAVLAPIGRA
- a CDS encoding LON peptidase substrate-binding domain-containing protein — protein: MTTVRLPLFPLNSVLFPGLVLPLNIFEERYRAMMRELLKTGDDEPRRFAVVAIRDGREVAPTAPGLPDLTALPERGPAAGFGADPIQAFHRVGCIADAATIREREDGSFEVLATGTSRVRLVSVDSSGPYLTAELEELPEDAGDGAGTLAEGVLRAFRAYQKRLAGARERSLTGAELPDEPSVVSYLVAAAAVLDIPAKQRLLQAPDTATRLAEELKLLRAETAVIRHLPSLPAVELTRSPTSPN